The Solea solea chromosome 19, fSolSol10.1, whole genome shotgun sequence genome has a window encoding:
- the LOC131446160 gene encoding uncharacterized protein LOC131446160: protein MFTRGHLSGHDESYTSELGPLSPKREPHQQMSHSPIVGQSPHRMLQNCQQGAEDTSNHDRSSECSTCNEGDIIRSKESSSSDHQDGIMVLGNTIPRLTERTKNKEEKVVTERDEAEQGSSNLVEHILKELKGINKIQEEISDLRLYLTSVRGSVDEVSCCVDAVLSEIGELYSGASASPHPSPVSQTPRVRRGSLGRQNAITTPYCGDPSPVLDRKDCRTDLGCIPSQITSTQWHIDGVAVSRSNQQTDQEKQEKSSNMKMQATTSPDLCYLELHCGNDYRSTSSLSSCHSSSCPEGGFLSGDTEYDRWPPAEIPHSQSREGTWSEEDICSCADISGEELDNSLRVWDTEDMQSTPGNLSQSSEQLSLLFGLHPNSQTSSTSTMDWRSPRLQTGLEEANLDCNYPSNYPYSYSSGYHTMDACANELDSLPSRSLSCSTVLLTDCDDPSSGNTLDLGSAESLDKEWTEPSISRGDEGETLSQTSSEIDSESIPRSPNIGFDVTTFSKAVLTFQSAFKGALKKLEGSDIEDEKDGNGSDASPHPVRQTSEPKEMQSSMDYTGGDIGQSQNIDQHTPKKDNEAPVHVDCVEVPENRSNLLASPQQASSSPRIPARNHSVETPQNSEERPTDGELSSVDQTPDHCPLKQGESPMVSVLSTDELWLSPISENHVLDQTDEVKPTNASHKERIANFQRILKEKRQSRHRLSKSAHGSQGSHGSQGSQGSQSQDEFFPELWKEDNQVICLMLAPHLSLCPLFF from the exons ATGTTCACCAGAGGACACCTCAGTGGTCATGATGAATCCTACACATCAGAATTGGGCCCTTTGTCGCCAAAGCGAGAGCCACATCAGCAGATGTCACATAGCCCCATTGTGGGGCAAAGCCCACACAGAATGCTGCAGAATTGCCAACAAGGGGCAGAGGATACATCTAATCATGACAGGTCATCAGAATGTTCTACCTGCAACGAAGGGGACATCATCCGCTCGAAAGAAAGCAGCAGTTCTGACCACCAGGATGGAATTATGGTTCTGGGTAACACCATCCCCAGGCTCACTGAAAGAAccaaaaataaagaagagaaaGTGGTTACGGAGCGAGATGAAGCAGAACAAGGCTCTAGTAACTTAGTGGAACATATCCTAAAAGAGCTCAAGGGCATCAACAAGATCCAGGAGGAAATTTCTGACCTGAGGCTGTATCTAACGTCTGTGCGAGGCTCTGTGGATGAAGTGTCTTGCTGTGTTGATGCAGTGCTCAGTGAAATAGGTGAACTGTACTCTGGGGCTTCAGCATCACCTCATCCTAGTCCAGTTTCTCAAACACCTCGAGTTAGACGTGGAAGCCTGGGTAGACAGAATGCCATCACAACACCTTATTGTGGAGATCCTAGTCCAGTTTTGGATCGTAAAGATTGCAGAACAGACTTGGGATGTATTCCTTCTCAGATAACATCCACACAATGGCACATTGATGGAGTTGCTGTCAGTCGGTCAAACCAGCAAACTGACCAAGAAAAGCAAGAGAAGAGTTCAAACATGAAAATGCAAGCAACTACAAGCCCTGATCTTTGCTATCTGGAGCTTCACTGTGGCAATGACTACCGAAGTACCAGTTCTTTGTCATCTTGTCACAGTTCCAGCTGTCCAGAAGGAGGCTTTCTTTCTGGTGACACAGAGTATGACAGATGGCCTCCAGCTGAAATACCACACAGTCAAAGTAGAGAAGGTACATGGAGTGAGGAGGACATCTGCTCTTGTGCAGATATCAGTGGAGAAGAGCTTGACAATAGTCTACGTGTTTGGGACACAGAGGACATGCAGAGTACACCAGGCAACTTGTCACAAAGCTCTGAGCAACTCTCATTGCTGTTTGGACTCCATCCTAACTCTCAAACCAGTTCCACCAGTACGATGGACTGGAGATCCCCCAGACTACAAACTGGACTGGAGGAAGCAAACCTGGACTGCAATTATCCTTCAAACTATCCATACTCATACAGTTCAGGTTACCACACTATGGATGCCTGTGCAAATGAACTGGACAGTCTGCCCTCAAGGAGCCTGAGCTGTTCCACTGTGCTTTTGACAGACTGTGATGATCCATCATCTGGTAACACTCTTGATTTAGGGTCTGCCGAGAGTTTGGACAAGGAGTGGACAGAACCCAGCATCTCcagaggagatgaaggagaaaCTTTGTCCCAGACATCTTCTGAAATTGACTCGGAGAGCATTCCCAGGAGCCCTAATATAGGTTTTGATGTGACCACTTTTAGCAAGGCTGTACTCACTTTCCAGTCAGCTTTCAAAGGAGCATTAAAAAAGTTAGAAGGGTCAGACATTGAAGATGAGAAAGATGGAAATGGGTCAGACGCATCTCCACATCCTGTCAGGCAAACTAGTGAACCCAAGGAGATGCAGAGCAGTATGGATTATACAGGAGGAGACATTGGTCAATCACAAAACATCGATCAGCATACTCCGAAGAAGGACAATGAGGCTCCAGTCCATGTGGATTGTGTGGAGGTCCCAGAAAACCGTTCAAATCTTCTAGCATCCCCCCAACAAGCAAGCAGCTCCCCCCGCATCCCTGCTCGGAATCACTCTGTTGAAACTCCACAGAATAGTGAAGAACGTCCAACGGATGGGGAACTGTCCAGCGTTGACCAAACACCAGACCACTGCCCACTAAAGCAAGGCGAGAGTCCAATGGTTTCAGTGCTCAGCACAGATGAGTTGTGGTTAAGTCCAATCAGTGAAAACCATGTTCTGGACCAGACTGATGAAGTAAAGCCTACTAATGCCAGCCACAAAGAGCGAATCGCTAATTTCCAACGCATTCTGAAAGAAAAGAGGCAAAGCCGTCACAGACTGTCCAAATCTGCTCATGGTTCCCAAGGATCCCATGGTTCCCAAGGGTCTCAGGGATCCCAATCTCAGGATGAGTTTTTtccag AGTTATGGAAAGAAGATAATCAGGTTATTTGTCTAATGTTGGCTCCACATTTAAGCCTCTGTCCTTTGTTCTTTTGA